TCTTTCTCTAAGTGCCGGATCTATGATCACTACTTCACTATACATGCTATTGCCTCGGATCGAAAAATCAAACCGGTTCAAGGTTTTTCCTGGATTGCTTTTGGGTATTTGCCtcagttttttcttaaacTACCTAGTCCACGCTTTCGCCAGCGAATCGTTGGTACACTGTGCTGATAGCGGTGACCATGCTACAGGTTCACATATACACTCCAAATCACATTCGCATTCGCACTCACACTCACATGCGGATTCGCATTCGAATTTTAGCAACGATCATGATTTAGAAAATGCTCCCTCTGAGCATGGTTATGCAACATCTTCTTCCAGTGTTTCTGAAAATGACCCGTTGATTACAAAGGATAGCGATAGACcccaaatgaaaaagaaaatgtcCCTAATTGACTTATTAACCAGAAGGAAATCAGAAGGCGAGTGTTGTGACCTAAACAAGTGCACTCCGCTCTTGCAATCAGAGCAGCCAGAATATATTGCATGTGTCCCACCAGTGATAAAGTCTTCTCAAAGTGAAAGAAACGTGCCACATGGATGCGAGGGATCAGAAGATAATGGACAATCCGATGACAAGGATCATCGTGGCCTTGTATGCGTGGAAAATAATATCGGTTACGATCTTGAAAACCTATCGTTGTACCGtaagaattttctttcgaGCCGCCATCATCATTCCTCTGAATCGCCCGAAAATTATGGTTCCAACCAGTTGTCGCACTCTTTTTCGTCACCTTTGGGAAATGATGTAACTGAGAATCCGGCCGCATTGGCAGACACACAATACCATCCCGAAAATGGTTCATTATACCCCCACCATCATCACTTAGAGACccctttttccaaattacTGTCTATTGGTATGCAAACTTGTCTAGTCCTTGCATTACACAAATTTCCCGAAGggtttattattttttacaCTAACAGGTCAGATTCGTCAAAGTCCTTGggattttccatttttttaagtTTGACGATCCATAATTTTGTCGAAGGATTTGCAATGACGTTACCATTCTACACTGTTTTCGAATCTAAATGGGTTGCCATTTTGATTACTGCCGTTCTCGGTGGTGGATCTCAACCATTAGGTGCATTGATAGGTTATTTCATCTTTAAAGGTAGTACTCCAAGGGATCACGAACCCAACATGGATTTTTTACTGAGCGTTACTGCAGGGTTCCTATTAGTAATTGGTTTACAAATGTTCCAAACTGGTATCGGATTTAGCGATGgacatcatcatcatcaaggagaaggtgatgaagaaatgaaacAGTCCCATAGCTCAGGCACAACTTGCTTGAAATGGTGCTGCACTGGCGTTTTGCTAATTCTAGCGAGTGCCCTTTTCACTTGATAAATTAAAACTACgtatattctttctatATAAGTCTTTTCCCATTAAATAACGGTGTATAATCACGATCATATATCATATATCATATCTACGATCATCGGCAAGATCAAATTCTTGTTCTGCTGTATGGTGCTCATCACCATAATCGGTTATCACGTTTTCCTCATTTTCCTCAAAGGGATTTTCTGTACTACTTTTAGGATGCACCTTGATGAAACCTTCTTCAGAATTATTTTCTACAGACTCTTTCACTGTGGTTCCCGAGTTTAGAGTATGTTCAACATTGCTATCCTCTAGTTCAAAAACAGTTTCTTCCGCATCACTGGGAATTGGAGCCTTGATGTCATCTGCCAAGGGTAATCTAAAATTATACTTCCCCCATTTGAAATAAAGACCAGTGATAACTAAAATGCAGAATACGTACACCATTAAAGCATAATTCATTGTTTTGAAAGTTACAGGCACTTGCGTTGGTAGGCAAACAGAAACCATAGATAACAAGAGCCACACAATAGAAACAATGTTGATGAACCAACCAAACTTATACCTGATTTTTACTGGCGCGCTTCGGATAGCTCTTCTTCTCGTAAACAGCACCAAGACTAACGGAATGAAAGTCGCAGAACAAAGACAGAGCACTGCAGCGCCTATAAAAGCATTAAATGCGGCCGTTGAAATCAAAGCTAGCAGACCTAAAAAGTATGATATTATCATACTCAATACAACAGAATTCTTGGGGACTTTTGACTGAGAATCCGGTTCGACGTAGGTCCATTTATCGTAGTATGGTATAGCCTGGTCACGACTAAAACTATATACCGCACGAGAAGATGTAGTAATCGAGCCAATTCCGGAAAACAGTAAGTTTCCTAAAATTAGGAgcactaaaaaaaaagacaagacCACCGAATCAGTCgattttgtaaaaatgtTCACTATTGGTAGAACCTTATGATTGGTAAAAAGCAAATCATTATCTGGCAGGATTAACATTATTGgtataagaaaaatgacTCCAGAGAACGCGGATAACAATACCGCATTCGACATACCACGTGGAATATCCTTCTCAGGAACTTTGACTTCGTCAGCTAAAGCAGGTAACATACTGAAACCTTGTAACGTGAAATTAGACTGTTGGAATCCAATGATGAAGGAAAGAAATGCGCTTTTATACCCTGATAGATTATTATCAAAGTGAAATAGCGCGTACTTCAAAGATCGAAATTTACCTTTGTGGAATACTAGTAGAAGAATATCAATAAATATAATGGCATATATGATCCAATAAACACAGACTTTGTTTATTGTTTCAATAAATCTTgcaaatttcaaattcacGAGGCCTACAACAGTCACAACTAAGTAAAATACAATGACTGTGTAAAAAATCAAGTGTGCCTCGGATATTAGGTTGGAGTTCGTCATCagaatcaaagaaatggTAAGTTGAGCGCCTGCAAAAGTAATACTGGTACTCATAGTCCAATTCCCTATGAGCATTAACCAGCCAGTGTACCACGAACATActaatttcaatttctccGGGGCCAACATGGCACTCCCAACATGCAGTTCCATCggaaattttgaaacaatCTCACCAAGAGAAAGCGACGAAAACCATATACACACTCCACTGATTAAAAAACCTAGCATTATAGTTAACGGACCACCATTAATTAGCCCAATGGCCATACTAGTGCACATTCCTAAAACGGGACTCATTAGTCCTAAACCGAGACCGACAATAGAACCTCTTGACAATAACGATTTATCCAACACCTGATCATAATTGAAATGCTCGGCCTCCTCGTTCTCTTGACTGTCATCTTCATGAACAATGGTGTGCAAGTTATCAAACAAACCATTCGGATCGAAATGAACGATATTCTCCCTTATATTATCAGCCAGTAGCGTATACTCTggcatttttcatttatttgacttatttttatttattttattgtaCAATGGCAAACAAATACACGGACTGGTATGTTCTTCGTCAAATTGATGATCTGTTCTTTTGGCTTATCCTTATGGGATGATTAATGATTGTTAAAGCCTCATTGCGGAAATTTTAATGCCGGAAAGgcctgaaaaatttcaaagtgGCAGAAAACAAGGCTTTGGGGCATTACTTGCCAACGGCTGACGATTGCTAGCTGCTTTTACAGAAGCGATACACAATAGCTCCTAACATAGCAAAATGGAAGGTGACGATTTATTCGATGAGTTTGGAAATTTGATCGGAGTTGATCCTTTTGACTcggatgaagaagaaagtgTGCTGGATGAGCAAGAACAATATCAAACCAATACGTTTGAGGGGAGCGGCAACAACAATGAGATTGAGAGCAGACAACTTACCTCGTTAGGAAGTAAAAAGGAACTTGGAATTTCCTTAGAGCACCCTTATGGTAAGGAAGTGGAAGTATTAATGGAAACTAAGAACACACAGTCACCACAGACTCCACTGGTAGAGCCGGTTACAGAACGAACAAAGTTGCAAGAGCATACAATTTTTAcacaattaaaaaaaaacattcCGAAGACTAGATATAATCGAGACTATATGTTATCAATGGCTAACATTCCGGAGAGGATAATAAATGTTGGTGTCATTGGACCTCTTCACTCAGGTAAGACCTCTTTGATGGATCTCCTAGTAATCGACTCACACAAACGCATACCAGATATGTCTAAGAATGTAGAACTTGGATGGAAACCGCTAAGATACCTGGATAATTTGAAACAAGAGATTGACCGGGGTCTTTCCATTAAACTTAATGGTTCCACTCTACTCTGCACCGATTTAGAATCCAAGTCTAGAATGATAAACTTTTTGGATGCACCAGGGCATGTTAATTTTATGGATGAAACGGCAGTCGCACTTGCAGCAAGTGATTTGGTTTTAATCGTGATAGATGTTGTAGAAGGTGTTACATTTGTGGTAGAGCAATTGATAAAACAAAGtattaaaaataatgtaGCAATGTGTTTTGTTATAAATAAACTCGACAGATTGATTCTAGATTTAAAGTTGCCACCAATGGACGCATACTTGAAGTTAAATCATATAATTGCAAATATCAATTCCTTTACGAAGGGAAACGTGTTTTCACCAATAGACAATAACATAATATTTGCGTCTACAAAGCTGGGCTTCACATTCACTATCAAGGAATTTGTTTCTTATTATTACGCCCACTCCATACCTTCTTCTAAGATAGACGACTTTACCACAAGGCTATGGGGTAGCGTATATTACCATAAAGGTAATTTCAGGACAAAACCATTTGAAAATGTAGAGAAGTACCCGACTTTCGTTGAATTTATCCTCATCCC
The nucleotide sequence above comes from Saccharomyces cerevisiae S288C chromosome XI, complete sequence. Encoded proteins:
- the ZRT3 gene encoding Zn(2+) transporter ZRT3 (Vacuolar membrane zinc transporter; transports zinc from storage in vacuole to cytoplasm when needed; transcription induced under conditions of zinc deficiency; targeted to vacuole via AP-3 pathway), with translation MEKIPRWLLFSLISSVLCILGALCVPLLSVAFDSKRNSQSKLVNYGLSLSAGSMITTSLYMLLPRIEKSNRFKVFPGLLLGICLSFFLNYLVHAFASESLVHCADSGDHATGSHIHSKSHSHSHSHSHADSHSNFSNDHDLENAPSEHGYATSSSSVSENDPLITKDSDRPQMKKKMSLIDLLTRRKSEGECCDLNKCTPLLQSEQPEYIACVPPVIKSSQSERNVPHGCEGSEDNGQSDDKDHRGLVCVENNIGYDLENLSLYRKNFLSSRHHHSSESPENYGSNQLSHSFSSPLGNDVTENPAALADTQYHPENGSLYPHHHHLETPFSKLLSIGMQTCLVLALHKFPEGFIIFYTNRSDSSKSLGFSIFLSLTIHNFVEGFAMTLPFYTVFESKWVAILITAVLGGGSQPLGALIGYFIFKGSTPRDHEPNMDFLLSVTAGFLLVIGLQMFQTGIGFSDGHHHHQGEGDEEMKQSHSSGTTCLKWCCTGVLLILASALFT
- the TPO5 gene encoding Tpo5p (Protein involved in excretion of putrescine and spermidine; putative polyamine transporter in the Golgi or post-Golgi vesicles), producing MPEYTLLADNIRENIVHFDPNGLFDNLHTIVHEDDSQENEEAEHFNYDQVLDKSLLSRGSIVGLGLGLMSPVLGMCTSMAIGLINGGPLTIMLGFLISGVCIWFSSLSLGEIVSKFPMELHVGSAMLAPEKLKLVCSWYTGWLMLIGNWTMSTSITFAGAQLTISLILMTNSNLISEAHLIFYTVIVFYLVVTVVGLVNLKFARFIETINKVCVYWIIYAIIFIDILLLVFHKGKFRSLKYALFHFDNNLSGYKSAFLSFIIGFQQSNFTLQGFSMLPALADEVKVPEKDIPRGMSNAVLLSAFSGVIFLIPIMLILPDNDLLFTNHKVLPIVNIFTKSTDSVVLSFFLVLLILGNLLFSGIGSITTSSRAVYSFSRDQAIPYYDKWTYVEPDSQSKVPKNSVVLSMIISYFLGLLALISTAAFNAFIGAAVLCLCSATFIPLVLVLFTRRRAIRSAPVKIRYKFGWFINIVSIVWLLLSMVSVCLPTQVPVTFKTMNYALMVYVFCILVITGLYFKWGKYNFRLPLADDIKAPIPSDAEETVFELEDSNVEHTLNSGTTVKESVENNSEEGFIKVHPKSSTENPFEENEENVITDYGDEHHTAEQEFDLADDRRYDI